TAGCAAAAGATGTTCCTTTATTAATTGATGCTGAAGAGAGTTGGATGCAAGATGCAGCTGATAATTTGGTTGAAGAATTAATGGAGACATATAATAAAGAGAAAGCGATTGTTTTCAATACATTACAAATGTATCGTCATGATCGTATGGATTATTTAAGAGGTTTACATCAAAAAGCATATCAAAAAGGGTACCACATAGGTATGAAAGTAGTACGTGGTGCGTATATGGAGAAGGAACGTGAGAGAGCGGAAAAGAACGAATATGCCTCTCCAATTTGTAAAGATAAACCGGCTACTGATACTAATTATAACGAAGCAATTCGATTTATGATGGAACATAAAAGTATGGCTATTTTTGCAGGAACTCATAATGAAGAGAGTTCTTCTTTATTAATAGATTTAGCTAAAGAGTATAATGTTAAATCAAATGATAATCGTATGTGGTTTGGTCAGTTATATGGTATGAGTGATCATATAAGTTTTAACTTAGCAGAACAAGGCTATAATGTAGCAAAGTATGTTCCATTTGGTCCTGTACGTGATGTTATGCCTTATTTAATTCGTAGAGCAGAAGAAAATACTTCAATAGAAGGACAAACTTCTAGAGAACTTAATTTATTAAAAACAGAAAGAAAACGACGTAAATTGTAATGAATGCGGTTGATGAAATAAAGGAAGTAATAAAAAAAAATAAAAAAAGAGTAGCAAAAGAACTTCAAGAAAGTAAAGAATTAGTTTTTTTGGTTAAAAAATCTATTACCACAAAATTGACTGATGAAGAAAAGGGAAAGGTAAAAGAACAACTTTTAGATATTTGTAAAGCAATTCCTGCTTTTACTGTATTTATGCTACCCGGAGGCGCATTATTACTCCCTTTATTGATAAAATTAATTCCAGATATTTTGCCAAGTGCCTTTAGAGCAGACGATGAACCTTTAGAAGAAGAAAAATAATTCAGCTTCATTTTTATTGTTTTCATTTTTAAAACACTACTTTTGCAGCTTTAAAAAACGAGCAAGAATGCAACCAATTAGAAATATCGCTATTATAGCACACGTTGATCACGGTAAGACTACCTTGGTAGACAAAATTATAGATCAGGCAAAAGTTTTAGACGATCGTAAAGAACGTACTGACTTATTATTAGATAACAATGACTTAGAGCGTGAAAGAGGAATTACGATTCTTTCTAAAAACGTATCTGTAAATTATAAGAATACAAAAATCAATGTTATTGATACACCTGGTCACGCCGATTTCGGAGGAGAAGTAGAGCGTGTATTAAAAATGGCTGATGGTGTTTTATTATTAGTTGATGCATTTGAAGGCCCTATGCCACAAACTCGTTTTGTATTAGGAAAAGCCTTAGAATTAGGGTTAACACCAATTGTAGTTGTTAATAAAGTAGATAAAGAAAACTGTACTCCTGACATTGTTCATGAAAAAGTTTTCGATTTAATGTTTGCTTTAGAAGCTACTGAAGAGCAATTAGACTTTGCTACAATCTATGGTTCTGCAAAGAACAACTGGATGAGTACTGATTGGAAAAATGAAACTGATAACATCATACCTTTATTAGATGCTGTATTAGAATCTATTCCTGCTACTAAATACAACGAAGGAACTCCACAAATGCAAATTACTTCTTTAGATTTTTCTTCTTTTACAGGAAGAATTGCTATTGGACGTGTTTTTAGAGGAGATTTAGAAGCTGGTAAAGACTATATGTTATGTAAAGCAGATGGTTCTACTAAAAAAGTAAGAATTAAAGAATTGCACATATTCGAAGGAATGGGTAAAGTTCAAGTAGAAAAAGTTCCTTGTGGAGATATTTGTGCTATCACAGGTATTGATGGATTTGAAATTGGTGATACTATTGCTGATTTAGAAAACCCAGAAGCATTACCAAGAACAGAAATTGACCAACCTACAATGAGTATGTTGTTTACAATTAACAACTCTCCTTTCTTTGGTAAAGAAGGTAAATTTGTTACATCTCGTCACATTCGTGATCGTCTGTTTAAAGAATTAGAAAAAAACTTAGCATTAAAAGTTGAAACTACAGATTCTGAAGATAAATTTAATGTTTTCGGTCGTGGAGTATTACACTTATCTGTATTAATTGAAACAATGCGTCGTGAAGGTTATGAATTACAAGTGGGAAGACCACAAGTAATTATTAAAATGATTGATGGTAAGAAACATGAGCCAATGGAAACATTGTCTATTGATGTGCCAGAAGATGTTGCTTCTAAAGCTGTAAACTTAGTTTCTTTACGTAAAGGAGACTTAATGATTATGGAGCCTAAAGGAGATTTACAACACTTAGAGTTTACAATACCTTCTCGTGGATTAATTGGTTTAAGAAACAGAATTTTAACTGCAACTGCAGGTACAGCTATTATTAACCACAGATTTAGTGAATACGGTCCTTATAAAGGAGACTTTACGGAAGAAGTAAAAGGAGCAATTGTTTCTGCAGCAGCTGGTAAAGCAACTGCATATGCATTAAACCGTTTACAAGATAGAGGTAAATTCTTTATCGATGTTAACCAAGAGATTTATGTTGGCCAAGTAATTGGAGAGAACAGTAAATCTGATGAAATGGCTGTAAACTTAGTTAAAGGAAAGCAATTAACTAACATGCGTAAATCTGGTACAGATGAAGCTATGAAAATTGCACCGAAAGTAGATTTTTCTTTAGAAGAAAATATGGAATATATTAAAGCGGATGAGTATTTAGAAGTTACTCCATTAAGCTTACGTATGCGTAAAATTAATTTTAAAGCATAAGCTTTAAATTATATATAAATTAAAAAGCTCAAGTTTTAAACTTGAGCTTTTTTTATATTTGCAATATGAGTGAATTTAAACAACTTTTTACAATATTACAACAAAGCCTAACGAACGATGGCTTTGTTAAACTAACATTAAGTAAACCTCTTAGAAAAAGTGAAGGCTTAAAAAACGTATATATGCGTTTGTTTTTGATTGAAGGAAGAGAAATTTTTCAATTCAAATACCGTTATACTGAGGAAGAGATATATAAACAATTCTCTTTAAGCGAAGCAATAGCTGAAATAGAAAAACTATTACTAGAAACATTTAGGGGAGCAACGTTATTTACTTTAAATGAAGACTTACTAGTTATAGTTTCTAAAAAGAAATTAGTTTCTTATAGAGATAATGCTCCTAGTTTTAAAAATAAATTACCAGAAGTTCCATTAGAATCATAATAATTAATTTTGGTAGAATCATTGAAGTAATCTTATTTTGAACCTAAAGATTACTTCATACTTAAACTATTGTGGCTTTATGGCAAAATTAAATGATTAATAAGTATTCTCAATTTAAGATGAATTTATCATTCGGTTTCTGCATCAATTTTTTCAATCATTTTTATAGCCTCAATCCTTGGAGGATACATTTTAGATACGATTAAACCAGCGATCATTGCCACCGCAAAAGAAGGCGCGAGTACATCAAGAGCAACGAAATATTCACCAACACTATCCATTTCTTTAAAAACAAAGTTGAATAATATCACAGCTATAAATCCTGATATCATAGAGGCAATAGCTCCTTTTTCAGAATAACCTTTCCAAAAGAGCGATAGAATAATTACAGGGCAAAATGTAGCTGCAATTCCAGACCAACCAAAAATTATGACCCAAAAGACTTGCCTGTCTGGAGATACATAATTCATAATCATGGCAATTATTAAAGCTGTAAAAGCCATAATAACTGTTGATATTCTAGATATTTTGGTAAGGCTTTCATCTTTTATTTCTGGTCTAAATATTTTCTGATAAAAATCTCTTGTAATGGCACTTGAAGCTAATATTAAAAGAGAATCAATGGTAGACATTATAGCAGATAAAACGATGGCTACAAAAATCGCTACCAAAATTGTAGGTAAAAAACTTTCAGTAATCATACTTAAAACATTCTCTCCATTATTACCTAAAATTGCCTCTGGGTTTTGTCCTTCTTTTGTGAAATAAATACGAGCAAGTATTCCAATAGTAACAGCAGCAGCATCTGTTAGTAATGTAAAAGCAGTGGCTACCCATTTACCTTTGTCTACTTCCTGTTCATTTTTTATAGACATAAATCGAACATATACTTGCGGAGAACCTAAAAATCCTAAACCAATCATTGAGAACCCTAAAATTGTAAAAAGATTCATCCAGTCATCAGTACTTCTACCCATAATTTGTGTTAGTGTTGGGTCTATAGCATTTAACCCTTCAGTAATTCCTGCGCCATGATCCATAGAAAACCATACAACGATAGGTAATAAGACCAATCCGAAAAACATAAGTAACCCCTGAAATAAGTCTGACCAAACCGCAGCAACAAAACCACCAATAAATATATAAGTAAGAACAATTAAAAAACCGATTAAAGCTCCTATTTTATAGTCGATTCCAAGCATCGATTTAAAAGCAACGCCAGTAACATCTATTTGTGAAGCAACATATATTACAATAAAAATTACGAGAACAGATGCTGCTATAATTCTTAGTGTGTGTGTTGATGATTTAAAATGACTTTGAAGGTAATCAGGAATTGTAATAGCTCCATATGCATCAGATCTTCTTTTAAAACGTTTTGCCATAAATTGCCAGGAAACAAATACTCCAAGTAATTCTCCTGCAACAACCCAATATCCAGAATAACCTGCGATAGCACCCATTCCGGTAAGACCAATCAGCAACCAACCAGATTCACCAGTTGCTCTTGCTGAAAAAGCAACAGCCCAAAAGCCCATTTTTTTTCCACCTACATAATAATCACTCATTCCTTTAATTCGGCGAGAAGCAAAAATTCCAATTAGAAATAAAATCGCAACATAAACAGCTAATACAGCTATTTTTATTATAAAGTTTTGGTCTTGCATAGTGGTTGATTATTGATTCGTTTTAAGGCAATTTTGTTGGTCTATAATCTAAAATAAATCGAAAAATAAAGAGTTTTAATGATTTTAAAAGTACTAAATAATATGTGATAAAGGGTGTTTTTTATGATAAAAAGCTTAAAAATGGTTCGAAAATGGTTCAAAAACGGCATAAAAAACTTATATTTGCAAAACTTGTATGATTGAAATAATCATATCAAGTTCTTTAGTTGGATTTAGGGATTGACCTTGGATTTGTACATTAAATGAATAAAAAAAAGCAAAACATTATTTTAAATTCAAACGAACACACACCTACAACACTTCAATCACTAGACGAATTAGTCACAGCCCTTTCAGAAGGAGAGAGGACGACTTACAATCACATAATACACTCAATAAAATTTCCAGCAAACGTTTTTGAAGGTTATAGTTCATGGTCTAACGACTGTTATACTCGAAATTGCATAATTAATAATGAAAAGTTTGAATTAATACTGCTTTGTTGGGAGCAAGGACAAATCACACCAATTCACGATCATGGAGGTGAAGAGTGTTGGGTAAAAGTTGTTGAAGGAGAATTTAGAGAAACGATTTATAAAGAAGATGATATGGGAGAGCTTAATTTTGTTAAGTCTACTATTTCAAAAACGAATGGAGTTACTTACATGAAGGACTTTATGGGGTTTCATAGTTTAGAAAATATATCAAAAAAAAGAAGTATGTCTCTTCATTTGTATGCAAAACCGATACGTAAGTGTAGAGCGTTCGACGAGAAGACAAAAACATTTATAAATAGAAAACTTACTTATTGTACGACAGTGTAATTAGTAATAAACTTAAAAGAATAAAAAAAATGTCTGATATAAGTAACGATTTAGCTTTGTTTAACGAACTTGCAGAAGCTTTAATTACTGAAGAAGAAAAAAATCCTGTAGCTAAAAGAATAGACTCAAATAAATTGTACGATACTATTGATCTTTCGCTAAATGATTCAGCAATGATTGATGATGAGTTTAAATTTTTATTAAAAGAAATACTTGCTTCAACACCAAAAACAGCAACAAATTTATTTTTTAACCAACTTTTTGGAGGCAGACAAAGTAAAGCTGTTTTAGGAGATTTATTAGCTGTTTTACTTAACAATAGTATGTATACTTACAAAGTCGCAGGTCCGCAAGTTGGTATTGAGCAAGAAATTATAAGACAATCTTGTGATTTAGTGGGGTACGGGTTAGATAGCAATGGTACATTTCCTACAGGAGGCTCTATGAGTAACTATATGGCGTTAATAATGGCTCGTGATGCTAAGGACCCAACTTGTAGGTTTGACGGGATGACCAAACCATTGATTGTTTATACTTCTAAAGAATCACATTATTCGAATGCAAAAAACGCTAGTTTTGCAGGAATTGGAAGAAATAATATTCGTTATATTCAAGCTGATAACAAAGGGAAAATGATTCCTGAAAAATTAGAAGCACAAATAAAAGAAGATATACAAAAGGGAGGTATTCCAACCTATGTAAATGCTACTGCTGGAACAACTGTTTTAGGAGCTTTTGATCCAATAGATAAAATTGCAGATATTACAGAAAAATATAAAGTATGGCTTCATGTAGATGGAGCGTATTGCGGTAGTGTAATTTTTAGCGAAAAATATAAACACCTTATAAAAGGAGTTGAAAGATCTAATTCTTTTAGCTATAATGCGCATAAAATGCTAGGCACACCATTAACTTGTTCGATTATTTTAGTGAATGATAAAAAGCATTTATACGATTCATTTAGTAATGATGCTGAGTACTTATATCAAACAGACGGAGATGATTTTAACTTAGGAAAAACATCTTTTCAATGTGGAAGGAGAAATGATGCTTTAAAATTTTGGACATTATGGAAGTCTATTGGAACAAACGGATTAAAGAAAATTGTAGAGCAACAATTTAGTTTAGCAAATGTAGCACTTGATTATCTTAAAAATAATCCTGATTATACTTTGTATAGTTTTGATGATTCCATTTCTATCTGTTTTAATTATAAGAATATTGATCCAACAGTACTTTGTACAGCATTGTATGAACATCAAATTACAGTTGTAGGTTTTGGAGCTTTTAAAGAAAATAGTTTTATTAGGTTGGTAACTATTAATGCAAATAACGAAAAAATAGATATATTGAATTTCTTTAAAGTATTAGAAGAATTTGTGGAGAATACAATGATTTTAACAACACAAAAGGAAAAAGTTACTTCATAAAAAATTACTATTTGTCTTTTAAATTATTAAGATAAATAATCTTAATAATTTAAATTAAAAAAAATAAAACCACCTTTAAAGGTGGTTTTATTTTTTTTAAAAAAGTGTGTTGTTGTGTTTGTTTTAAATAAAAAAACTACCATAACATCTATAGGGAATAATGTTTTTGGTAGTTTATAAAAATTAATTAATAAGGAAGGGTATAATTAATAAAAGGGGGATTAATTAAAGAAGTTATTTAATTAAGGGGGTAATAACTTCGGTGCAAATATATAAGGGTAAAGAGCTCATAAATTGATTGTAGTGATTTTGATGTATATTTTATGCCAATTAACTAATATGTAATTATAGATATGAACGAGTCTATGTTTTTGTTTTAGAGTGTTTTGTGTGTTTTTAAATTGTCATTTTTTTTAAAAAAATATTTTGTTACTGTTTTTTCTTTATAAAACCACTAAAGAGGTATTTATACTTTATGTAGTATATTTGACGTATATTTAGAGGGTTATTATACGAGGAATTTAATTGAATTTCTACGTGAAAATATTATGAAGTGTATGAGGAGCATTTTTTTTAAAAGTAAAAGATATTTAGTATTTGTATTTTTTCTGTTTTCTGTTATAAACATAAATGGGCAGCAAAAAGAAAATATTTCAGAAAAAGAATACGAGAAAATAATCGTTAAAGGCTTTTATAAATTTCAAAATAATGAAAAATCACAGTTTTTAGATAGCTTATTAACAATCATAAAACTTAATAAGTTTACTGTAAAGGAAGATTCAATCAATAGTAAAATATTATACTTAAAAGGAGTTAATAATCTTGAATTAAAAAGATTTAAAAAGGCGGAAAATTTATTCATTGAATCATTTGAATTAGCAAAAAACACAAACGATATATTTTTAATCGGTTCTATATATAATGCTAGAGGGCTTATTTTTTCATCAGAATATAAAAATGTTGTTAAAGCTGCATTGTATTATAAAAAAGCAATTGCAAATTATAGTGAGGTTGGTAACTTATTACAATTAATTAACACATATTATAATTTAGTTATAAATGCGAGGTTACGTGGGGAATGGGATGAATCTATAACTTATGCAAAAAGTTTTTTAAAGTTAATTTTAAAAGACAGTAAAAGAACTGATGGGATAGGTCAAATATATTACTTTATTGCAGACAGTTATTTTGAACTAGGAATGAGTGAAAAAGCTTTAATAAATTTAGAAAATGCAGAAAAATTTGTTCCTACAGATAATAGTAAATTCCATAGTTTAATTAACAGTGCGTATGCAAAATACTATGAAAGTAAAGGAGATTATATATTAGCTTTACAAAAATATAAAGAGGTAAATAATGATTTAGAAAAAAAGATTATTAGTGATAATTTAAGAATCAAAGAATCTTTTGTAAATGAATTGGAACTAGAAAGTGAATTAAAGAATAAACAAAACCTTA
This genomic stretch from Tenacibaculum sp. Bg11-29 harbors:
- a CDS encoding proline dehydrogenase family protein; this translates as MTLFNNTETAFKLKSDSELERAYFLFRMIQNQPMVRIGTAVTNFALKAHLPVEGLIRSTVFDHFCGGVTEDDCLPVIDKMFTKGKVHSVLDYSVEGKEEEESFDDVLRMTLKTIDFAEEKKSIPYAVFKPTGFGRFALYQKLTEKKELTVEEKSEWIKVVERFHTVCKLAVAKDVPLLIDAEESWMQDAADNLVEELMETYNKEKAIVFNTLQMYRHDRMDYLRGLHQKAYQKGYHIGMKVVRGAYMEKERERAEKNEYASPICKDKPATDTNYNEAIRFMMEHKSMAIFAGTHNEESSSLLIDLAKEYNVKSNDNRMWFGQLYGMSDHISFNLAEQGYNVAKYVPFGPVRDVMPYLIRRAEENTSIEGQTSRELNLLKTERKRRKL
- a CDS encoding LETM1 domain-containing protein, giving the protein MNAVDEIKEVIKKNKKRVAKELQESKELVFLVKKSITTKLTDEEKGKVKEQLLDICKAIPAFTVFMLPGGALLLPLLIKLIPDILPSAFRADDEPLEEEK
- the typA gene encoding translational GTPase TypA, with the translated sequence MQPIRNIAIIAHVDHGKTTLVDKIIDQAKVLDDRKERTDLLLDNNDLERERGITILSKNVSVNYKNTKINVIDTPGHADFGGEVERVLKMADGVLLLVDAFEGPMPQTRFVLGKALELGLTPIVVVNKVDKENCTPDIVHEKVFDLMFALEATEEQLDFATIYGSAKNNWMSTDWKNETDNIIPLLDAVLESIPATKYNEGTPQMQITSLDFSSFTGRIAIGRVFRGDLEAGKDYMLCKADGSTKKVRIKELHIFEGMGKVQVEKVPCGDICAITGIDGFEIGDTIADLENPEALPRTEIDQPTMSMLFTINNSPFFGKEGKFVTSRHIRDRLFKELEKNLALKVETTDSEDKFNVFGRGVLHLSVLIETMRREGYELQVGRPQVIIKMIDGKKHEPMETLSIDVPEDVASKAVNLVSLRKGDLMIMEPKGDLQHLEFTIPSRGLIGLRNRILTATAGTAIINHRFSEYGPYKGDFTEEVKGAIVSAAAGKATAYALNRLQDRGKFFIDVNQEIYVGQVIGENSKSDEMAVNLVKGKQLTNMRKSGTDEAMKIAPKVDFSLEENMEYIKADEYLEVTPLSLRMRKINFKA
- a CDS encoding sodium/proline symporter; amino-acid sequence: MQDQNFIIKIAVLAVYVAILFLIGIFASRRIKGMSDYYVGGKKMGFWAVAFSARATGESGWLLIGLTGMGAIAGYSGYWVVAGELLGVFVSWQFMAKRFKRRSDAYGAITIPDYLQSHFKSSTHTLRIIAASVLVIFIVIYVASQIDVTGVAFKSMLGIDYKIGALIGFLIVLTYIFIGGFVAAVWSDLFQGLLMFFGLVLLPIVVWFSMDHGAGITEGLNAIDPTLTQIMGRSTDDWMNLFTILGFSMIGLGFLGSPQVYVRFMSIKNEQEVDKGKWVATAFTLLTDAAAVTIGILARIYFTKEGQNPEAILGNNGENVLSMITESFLPTILVAIFVAIVLSAIMSTIDSLLILASSAITRDFYQKIFRPEIKDESLTKISRISTVIMAFTALIIAMIMNYVSPDRQVFWVIIFGWSGIAATFCPVIILSLFWKGYSEKGAIASMISGFIAVILFNFVFKEMDSVGEYFVALDVLAPSFAVAMIAGLIVSKMYPPRIEAIKMIEKIDAETE
- a CDS encoding cysteine dioxygenase family protein — encoded protein: MNKKKQNIILNSNEHTPTTLQSLDELVTALSEGERTTYNHIIHSIKFPANVFEGYSSWSNDCYTRNCIINNEKFELILLCWEQGQITPIHDHGGEECWVKVVEGEFRETIYKEDDMGELNFVKSTISKTNGVTYMKDFMGFHSLENISKKRSMSLHLYAKPIRKCRAFDEKTKTFINRKLTYCTTV
- a CDS encoding aminotransferase class V-fold PLP-dependent enzyme; this encodes MSDISNDLALFNELAEALITEEEKNPVAKRIDSNKLYDTIDLSLNDSAMIDDEFKFLLKEILASTPKTATNLFFNQLFGGRQSKAVLGDLLAVLLNNSMYTYKVAGPQVGIEQEIIRQSCDLVGYGLDSNGTFPTGGSMSNYMALIMARDAKDPTCRFDGMTKPLIVYTSKESHYSNAKNASFAGIGRNNIRYIQADNKGKMIPEKLEAQIKEDIQKGGIPTYVNATAGTTVLGAFDPIDKIADITEKYKVWLHVDGAYCGSVIFSEKYKHLIKGVERSNSFSYNAHKMLGTPLTCSIILVNDKKHLYDSFSNDAEYLYQTDGDDFNLGKTSFQCGRRNDALKFWTLWKSIGTNGLKKIVEQQFSLANVALDYLKNNPDYTLYSFDDSISICFNYKNIDPTVLCTALYEHQITVVGFGAFKENSFIRLVTINANNEKIDILNFFKVLEEFVENTMILTTQKEKVTS
- a CDS encoding tetratricopeptide repeat protein, whose translation is MRSIFFKSKRYLVFVFFLFSVININGQQKENISEKEYEKIIVKGFYKFQNNEKSQFLDSLLTIIKLNKFTVKEDSINSKILYLKGVNNLELKRFKKAENLFIESFELAKNTNDIFLIGSIYNARGLIFSSEYKNVVKAALYYKKAIANYSEVGNLLQLINTYYNLVINARLRGEWDESITYAKSFLKLILKDSKRTDGIGQIYYFIADSYFELGMSEKALINLENAEKFVPTDNSKFHSLINSAYAKYYESKGDYILALQKYKEVNNDLEKKIISDNLRIKESFVNELELESELKNKQNLIINNQKTKLIVSGIIAIFFIGLTIFFIFLRRNNNKKNKQIENLNTDLNQLITDLKINNEVILDKKNEIEILLNLNEQALFSRVLKVSTYNDAIRKITDDIENIPNASSYLININTKLLSLISEEELWNDFKIQFEKIRPNFFSKLKKISPNLSVNDLKHCTYIVSNLKSKEVSQLISVSPRSVETTRYRLKKKMGLEKEDSLYDFLIDL